The Gemmatimonadota bacterium DH-78 region TCCCTCGGTGGACCACCGCTCCACGATCCTCTCGAACACCGCCTCCACCTCGGGCAGCTCCAGGGGGAGTCCCCGATCGAGAATCCCCGCGATGTTGCGCGCCGCGTAGGGCACGCTCTGGAGAAAACGCGACTTCTGTTCGAAGAAGCCGCGGTACCCGTAGGCGCCGAGCGCCTGGAGAATGCGCACGAGCACGTAGCCGGGATAGTACCGCAGAAACCGATCCCGATCGACGGCGGTGTGGCGCTGCAGCGCCTCCAGATAGTGCTCGAGCAGGTCGGACCGCACCGCCTCGGGAATGTCGGCCTTGGCGTCGTACAGGATGGAGGCGACATCGTACTGCAGCGCGCCGCGGCGCCCCCCCTGATAGTCGATGAACCACGGCTGACCGTCGCGCAGCATCACGTTGCGGGACTGGAAGTCGCGATAGAGGAAGTGGTCGGTATCGGCTTCGAGCAGAAAGTCGATCAGCCGGTCGAAGTCGCGCTCGAGCGGCGCCTCGCGAAAGGGCAGGTGCGCCAGCTTCAGAAAGTGGTACTTGAAGTAGTTGAGGTCCCACAGAATCGACTGGCGGTCGAAGGCCGCGCGCGGGTAGGCGAGGTCGTAGTCGACCACGCGATGACCCTCGATCTGAAAGCGGGGCAGCGCCTGCACCACCCGGCGGTACGGCTCGAGCATCGACTCCGGAAAGGCCCCACCCGAACCGCCGCGCTCCACATCGAGGGCGTCGAAGAGGGTGGTGTCGCCCAGGTCTTCCATCAGCCAGACGCCGGCCTCCTCGTCCACCGCCAGCAGTTCGGGCACGGGCAGGCCGATGCCGCGAAAGGCACGGGTGTAGGCCCAGAAGGCGCGGTTCTCGTCGGGTTCGGGGCCGACTCCCCCCACGACGGTGCGGCCGTCGGGGGCCTCGAGGCGGTGGTAGGAGCGCGCCGATCCGTGCGCGGCGACGGGGCGGACTTCGGTCGGCTCGACGCCGTGGAGTTCGCGGAAGAGGCGGAGAAGACGCGCGTACATGGGGGCGGAGTGCGGGGAGCGGAGGAATCCGACCCTCTACCGTAATGCCCGCGACCGGGTGGGTTCCACCCTGCGACCGGCCTTGATCGCGCCTGCGGGGGGCGGCAGCTTGGAGCCTCCTGCCCTGCGAACCACCTCCCCTCCGGAGTTGATCGGTGCTCTCTCGTCGACGGGCGGCTCGGAGCCGCCTCTTTCCGGCCGCCCTCGCGGCGCTTCTCGCCCTCGGCAGCTGCACCGGCGACAGCCCGTCCGACCCGAACGATCCCGACCCGACA contains the following coding sequences:
- a CDS encoding RNase adapter RapZ, with product MYARLLRLFRELHGVEPTEVRPVAAHGSARSYHRLEAPDGRTVVGGVGPEPDENRAFWAYTRAFRGIGLPVPELLAVDEEAGVWLMEDLGDTTLFDALDVERGGSGGAFPESMLEPYRRVVQALPRFQIEGHRVVDYDLAYPRAAFDRQSILWDLNYFKYHFLKLAHLPFREAPLERDFDRLIDFLLEADTDHFLYRDFQSRNVMLRDGQPWFIDYQGGRRGALQYDVASILYDAKADIPEAVRSDLLEHYLEALQRHTAVDRDRFLRYYPGYVLVRILQALGAYGYRGFFEQKSRFLQSVPYAARNIAGILDRGLPLELPEVEAVFERIVERWSTEGSGDSAAGGLQLKITSFSYKRGYPDDRSGHGGGFVFDCRAIPNPGREARYRDHTGLQSDVADFIQELPEARSFWEHVRGLADAQVDRYRDRGFTHLSISFGCTGGQHRSVFFAERLAAHLREHHSDVGVTVEHRERPYWPGPS